GCTCATGCGTGGGCTCCTGCGTCCTGGCCGGCCTCGTAGTCGCGGAGCCATGCGCGCTGCTCGTCGATGCGCGGGTGCGGCTCGCGGTACACGTGGTCGAACATGGCCTCCATCGGCGGGTCCTGGAGGGCGTTCGTGCGGGTGCGGATGTCGGCGGCGATCTGCTCGCCCTCGGCGTCGAACGTGGCGAACTGCGCGTCGGTCGCCCCGCGGCTGCGCAGGTACGCCTCGGACCGGGTGATCGGGTCGCGGGCGACCCACCCGGCGAGCTCGTCGTCCCCGCGGTACCGGGTCGGGTCGTCGGAGCTCGTGTGCGCGCCGATGCGGTAGGTGTCCGCCTCGACGAAGGCCGGGCCCTGGCCGCTGCGCGCGTGCTCGGTGGCGAGCGCGCTGGCGGCGTACGAGGCCAGGACGTCGTTGCCGTCGACGCGGATGCTCGGGATGCCGAAGCCGCGGGGGCGGTCGACGAGCGGGGTCGGTGACTGCACGGACACCGGGACCGAGATCGCCCAGTGGTTGTTCTGCAGGAAGAAGACGACCGGGGCGGTGTGCGAGGCGGCGAACACGTACGCCTCGTTCACGTCGCCCTGGCTGGTCGCGCCGTCGCCGAAGTAGACGATCGAGCACTCGTCGACGTCCGGGTCACCGGTGCCGACGACGCCGTCCAGCGCCTGGCCCATCGCGTAGCCGGTCGCGTGCAGGGTCTGCGCCCCGATGACGAGCGTGTAGATGTGCGTGTTGCCGCGCTCGTCCGGGTCCCAGTTGCCGTGCGCCTGGCCGCGGAACAGCGAGACGATCTCCATCGGCTGCACACCGCGCTGCAGGACGACGGCGTGCTCGCGGTACGAGGGGAAGACGTGGTCCTGCGGGCGGAGCGCGAAGGCCGAACCGACCTGCGCGGCCTCCTGCCCGTGGCTCGGCGCCCAGAGTCCGAGCTGACCGGTGCGCTGCAGGTTCGCGGCGGCGTGGTCGAAGCGTCGGGTGAGCACCATCTGGCGGTGCATGGCGAGCAGGGTCTCGTCGGGGAGGGACTGTGCGACGGCGGCGAGTTCGGCGTTCTCGTCGGTCTCCACGAACCGGCCCTCGGGATCGAGGAGCTGGACGGGGGTCGTCGCAGGAGCCGCGGCGCGGAACAACATGTCGGTCAGCGTACCGGCCGCTCAGAGGCCGCCGTTGTGAGACGTCCCACAACGGCACCCGTGGTTTCGAGGAGCTTTGCGACAGCCTCGTGCTCGCCGATCGAGATGCGGATGCCTTCCGGGGCGAAGGCCCGGACGATGAGTCCGGCACGCTCGAGCGCCTCGGCGACGACCGCGGTGTGCTCGCCGGTCGGCAGCCACACGAAGTTGCCCTGCGCGACGGGCACGTCCCACCCCTGCTCGAGCAGCCCCGCGCGGATCTCGTCGCGGCGCGCGGCGAGTTCGGCGACCCGTTCGAGCAGTTCGCCCTCGCGCTCGAGGCTGGCCAGCGCGGCCGCCTGTCCCTGCGCCGTGACGGACAGCGGGATGGCGCAGGCGCGCACGGCGTCGAGGACGTATGCCGGTCCGAGCGCGTACCCGACGCGGAGGCCCGCCAGCCCGTACGCCTTCGAGAAGGTCCGGAGCACGACGAGGTTGGGGTACCGCTCGAGGAGCGCCGGCCCACGGACCGCGTCGTCGTCGGTCACGAACTCCGCGTAGGCCTCGTCGAGCACGACGAGCACCGAGGTCGGCACCTGCGCCATGAAGGACGCGAACTCGGCTCCGGTCACGATCGGGCCGGTGGGGTTGTTCGGGGTGCACACGACCACCATGCGCGTCCGCTCGGTGACGGCGGCGGCCATCGCGTCCAGGTCGTGCCCGCCGTCGGGGCGGTTCGCAACCTGCACGCTCGTGGCGCCGGCCACCGTGACG
The sequence above is drawn from the Curtobacterium sp. L6-1 genome and encodes:
- a CDS encoding histidinol-phosphate transaminase; protein product: MTDAPVHIRPEIAVLPPYKQGRQAAPDALKLSSNENPFPPLPGVVEAVQAQTAYNRYPDATALAVRAVLANRFGTTVDQVHVAPGSVAILHELAKATSGPGDEVVYAWRSFEAYPGVVTVAGATSVQVANRPDGGHDLDAMAAAVTERTRMVVVCTPNNPTGPIVTGAEFASFMAQVPTSVLVVLDEAYAEFVTDDDAVRGPALLERYPNLVVLRTFSKAYGLAGLRVGYALGPAYVLDAVRACAIPLSVTAQGQAAALASLEREGELLERVAELAARRDEIRAGLLEQGWDVPVAQGNFVWLPTGEHTAVVAEALERAGLIVRAFAPEGIRISIGEHEAVAKLLETTGAVVGRLTTAASERPVR
- a CDS encoding thiamine pyrophosphate-dependent dehydrogenase E1 component subunit alpha, with amino-acid sequence MLFRAAAPATTPVQLLDPEGRFVETDENAELAAVAQSLPDETLLAMHRQMVLTRRFDHAAANLQRTGQLGLWAPSHGQEAAQVGSAFALRPQDHVFPSYREHAVVLQRGVQPMEIVSLFRGQAHGNWDPDERGNTHIYTLVIGAQTLHATGYAMGQALDGVVGTGDPDVDECSIVYFGDGATSQGDVNEAYVFAASHTAPVVFFLQNNHWAISVPVSVQSPTPLVDRPRGFGIPSIRVDGNDVLASYAASALATEHARSGQGPAFVEADTYRIGAHTSSDDPTRYRGDDELAGWVARDPITRSEAYLRSRGATDAQFATFDAEGEQIAADIRTRTNALQDPPMEAMFDHVYREPHPRIDEQRAWLRDYEAGQDAGAHA